In Acholeplasma equirhinis, the following proteins share a genomic window:
- a CDS encoding DUF4194 domain-containing protein — MSDKKQAIKLLNDEFVNLKEAEKQIFSRIVNKLFQVNYITRKKIGDANDYRFILAYKDLFQAYFSIADFELEIKRHEEVVFIKNVSSFNHLRLKKEESILLLVIRLIYQAKMDVVTLDENVEVYLSDIHAELAKIGYLDNKRMTKDRLKPSLQLLKNYNIIDYMDQKLRDDARIKIYPTILFVVNMDSLKEVLDHLDEYLQGGSDNEETDED; from the coding sequence ATGAGCGATAAAAAACAAGCAATCAAATTACTCAACGATGAGTTTGTAAATTTAAAAGAAGCTGAAAAGCAAATCTTTTCTAGAATTGTTAATAAACTTTTCCAAGTAAACTACATTACAAGAAAAAAGATTGGTGATGCAAATGACTATCGTTTTATCTTAGCTTATAAAGATTTATTTCAAGCGTATTTTTCGATTGCAGACTTTGAATTAGAAATCAAACGTCATGAAGAAGTTGTCTTTATTAAAAATGTATCTTCATTCAATCATTTAAGATTAAAGAAAGAAGAATCCATTTTATTATTAGTTATTAGATTAATCTATCAAGCTAAAATGGATGTCGTTACACTCGATGAAAATGTTGAAGTTTATTTATCAGATATTCATGCTGAACTTGCAAAAATAGGTTATTTAGATAATAAACGTATGACCAAAGATCGACTTAAACCAAGTTTACAACTTTTAAAGAATTATAACATCATAGATTACATGGATCAAAAACTCCGTGATGATGCAAGAATTAAAATTTATCCAACCATTCTATTTGTTGTCAATATGGACTCTCTAAAAGAAGTCTTAGACCACTTAGATGAATACTTACAAGGAGGTAGTGACAATGAAGAGACTGACGAAGATTAA
- a CDS encoding ATP-binding protein, whose protein sequence is MKRLTKIKLVNWHLFFDQTIVINDNTLISGENGSGKSTLLDALQYLLVGGKSGAKFNIAATDEAKRSLEGYIRGRIGAENKEYLRPGDVISHVALEFFDEQNDQFGVIGCILELPKGGSLKERFYLLDNLNIHDGIFLDKKKPRDYRSMKAYLKTIQVELDPFNTQKDYRDALAKYFGIDAKKYAKILPKALAFRPIDLQSFVFEFLLDDEPIDIQSLKNNVTQLKRVESQIRLDREKLEKLDKIVKLGEALTSNTDQININEMIEKMAFIEKREFFLAHAQESIDKINARYEVLKKDKEDLDSQVEENDEAIIQLEQARNTNDVARTLINLKEQLEKKGEQYNEQKRIVSDLKDTLNKELEIYRDFVQLNPNTAISAFIKYYSGHEENSNVLELTSFMEGAHAAASGYLSALQVEKMDLERERTKLLQDLNITQARLNALKRNVKTYPKNVQQLIEAINTDLSNYYKKEVRVRPLCELIEVADESWRNALEGYLGGQRFDLIIDPLYFNDALEVYDRVKSELQIYGVGLVNTAKLGEYTNILPNSLAAKVSTDHPHAKNFINMIMGHVVTVENIQDLKNYSRSITKTAMTYSNYTARQINPRNYEVPYIGQQATSMQVELDEKLVKQLQSDLDRLSKEIERNQKAIRLLSQSRLNQILSTNQVRFFETVKVIRREFIELEEKVGSLEKNPQFNELEAQLQDEKNKKRQLKLDLERLADKMADLRSEKTRILEQIEETRTNLDEYFEEQKQLHAKYPTLINTAYSQFNALKEKYSSNYDLISRDLAQSTVAINAQNAKAENEVINLMRVYIANYHFGAAPDISELIHFEREANLIRDNNLMKYEQEAIDLRRASEIGFREEFVGKLRASIEAAQIQIAELNMALEGKKFGVDSYQLITKPSENPEFKTYYDIIMGSEAIFNHTLFTENLTKKNEIVLMELFNRIASFDPENDKFALQFLDYRYYMSYDIEVTSENGNKSYFSKVSREKSGGETQVPFYIVIAASFQQLLTKNRRVDSGCIVLFDEAFNNMDESRIDAMMKFYNSLSIQLFIAVPPQRVSNIINYVTTSLAIVKDNDFAIVEAFNREVI, encoded by the coding sequence ATGAAGAGACTGACGAAGATTAAACTCGTAAACTGGCACTTATTCTTTGACCAAACAATTGTGATTAATGATAATACATTAATTTCAGGTGAGAATGGTTCAGGTAAATCTACTTTACTGGATGCACTGCAATATTTACTTGTCGGTGGTAAATCTGGTGCTAAATTCAATATTGCAGCAACAGATGAAGCTAAACGTTCACTCGAAGGTTATATTCGTGGACGTATTGGTGCTGAGAATAAAGAATATTTACGACCAGGTGATGTAATTTCTCACGTAGCACTCGAATTCTTTGATGAGCAAAACGATCAATTTGGAGTTATTGGGTGTATTTTAGAGTTGCCAAAAGGTGGCTCGTTAAAAGAAAGATTCTATTTACTAGATAATCTAAATATTCATGATGGTATCTTCTTGGATAAGAAAAAACCAAGAGATTACCGTTCAATGAAGGCGTATTTAAAGACGATTCAAGTTGAACTTGATCCATTCAATACACAAAAAGATTATCGTGATGCACTAGCAAAATACTTTGGTATTGATGCGAAAAAGTACGCAAAAATTTTACCAAAAGCATTAGCATTTAGACCGATTGATTTACAATCTTTCGTTTTTGAGTTTTTACTTGATGATGAACCAATTGATATTCAATCACTTAAAAACAATGTGACTCAATTAAAACGTGTTGAATCACAAATTAGACTTGATCGTGAAAAATTAGAAAAATTAGATAAAATTGTTAAACTCGGTGAAGCTTTAACATCAAATACAGATCAAATCAATATTAATGAAATGATTGAAAAAATGGCATTTATTGAAAAGAGAGAATTCTTCTTAGCACACGCACAAGAATCCATCGATAAAATAAACGCAAGATATGAAGTTTTAAAGAAAGATAAAGAAGATTTAGATAGCCAAGTTGAAGAAAACGATGAAGCAATCATTCAACTTGAACAAGCAAGAAATACAAATGATGTTGCAAGAACATTAATCAATCTTAAAGAACAATTAGAGAAAAAAGGTGAGCAATATAATGAACAAAAACGCATTGTATCTGACCTTAAAGACACTTTAAACAAAGAGTTAGAGATTTATCGTGACTTTGTTCAACTCAATCCAAATACTGCAATTTCAGCGTTTATTAAGTATTATTCTGGACATGAAGAGAATTCAAATGTTTTAGAATTAACATCTTTCATGGAAGGTGCACATGCTGCAGCAAGTGGTTATTTATCTGCACTTCAAGTTGAGAAGATGGATTTAGAACGTGAAAGAACTAAACTTTTACAAGATCTTAATATTACTCAAGCAAGATTAAATGCACTTAAACGAAATGTTAAAACATATCCTAAAAATGTTCAACAATTAATCGAAGCAATTAATACAGATCTTTCCAATTATTATAAGAAAGAAGTCAGAGTGCGTCCTTTATGTGAACTCATTGAAGTTGCAGATGAATCTTGGCGTAATGCATTAGAAGGATATTTAGGTGGTCAAAGATTTGACTTAATCATTGATCCATTGTATTTCAATGATGCACTAGAAGTTTATGATCGTGTTAAATCTGAACTTCAAATTTATGGTGTAGGTTTAGTTAATACTGCAAAACTTGGTGAATACACAAATATTCTTCCAAACTCGCTTGCAGCTAAAGTTTCAACTGATCATCCACATGCTAAGAATTTCATCAATATGATTATGGGTCATGTTGTAACAGTTGAAAATATACAAGATTTAAAGAATTATTCTCGATCAATTACGAAAACTGCAATGACGTATTCAAACTATACAGCACGTCAAATCAATCCAAGAAACTATGAAGTTCCATATATTGGTCAACAAGCAACATCAATGCAAGTTGAACTCGATGAAAAATTAGTTAAACAACTACAATCAGACTTAGACCGATTATCAAAAGAAATTGAAAGAAATCAAAAAGCAATTCGATTACTTTCACAATCAAGATTAAATCAAATACTTTCAACAAACCAAGTTCGCTTCTTTGAAACAGTCAAAGTCATTAGAAGAGAGTTTATTGAATTAGAAGAAAAAGTAGGAAGCTTAGAAAAGAATCCTCAATTCAATGAACTTGAAGCTCAACTCCAAGATGAAAAGAATAAGAAAAGACAACTTAAACTTGATCTTGAACGTCTTGCAGATAAGATGGCAGATTTAAGAAGTGAAAAGACACGTATTCTTGAACAAATTGAAGAAACAAGAACAAATCTTGATGAATACTTTGAAGAGCAAAAACAATTACACGCAAAGTATCCAACTTTAATCAATACAGCATATTCACAATTTAATGCATTAAAAGAAAAATACTCAAGCAATTACGACCTAATTAGTCGTGATCTTGCACAAAGTACGGTTGCAATTAATGCACAAAATGCTAAAGCTGAAAACGAAGTGATTAACTTAATGCGTGTATATATTGCAAACTACCACTTTGGAGCAGCTCCGGATATCAGTGAATTAATTCACTTCGAACGTGAAGCCAATCTGATTCGAGACAACAATTTAATGAAATATGAACAAGAGGCAATCGATCTACGTCGTGCTTCTGAAATTGGATTTAGAGAAGAATTTGTTGGTAAACTTCGTGCTTCAATTGAAGCAGCTCAAATTCAAATTGCTGAACTCAACATGGCACTTGAAGGTAAAAAGTTTGGTGTAGATAGTTACCAATTAATTACAAAACCTTCAGAAAATCCAGAATTTAAGACATATTACGACATTATTATGGGCAGTGAAGCGATCTTTAATCACACATTATTCACTGAAAACTTAACTAAGAAGAATGAAATTGTTTTAATGGAACTCTTCAATAGAATTGCGTCATTTGATCCTGAAAATGATAAGTTTGCATTACAATTCTTAGATTATCGTTACTATATGAGTTACGATATTGAAGTAACTTCAGAAAACGGTAATAAATCTTACTTTTCAAAAGTTTCTAGAGAAAAATCTGGTGGTGAAACCCAAGTACCATTCTATATTGTTATTGCAGCTTCATTCCAACAACTTTTAACTAAAAATAGAAGAGTGGATTCAGGTTGTATCGTATTATTTGACGAAGCATTCAATAACATGGATGAATCAAGAATTGATGCAATGATGAAGTTCTATAATTCACTTTCAATTCAATTATTCATTGCCGTACCACCACAACGTGTATCAAATATTATTAACTATGTAACAACATCACTTGCAATCGTTAAAGATAACGATTTTGCGATTGTAGAGGCATTCAATAGAGAGGTTATATAA
- the ptsP gene encoding phosphoenolpyruvate--protein phosphotransferase: protein MENKIYGISTSNGIAIAQIHHLNEVPLISVSKLGKGPEIEINRLNEALEKSKKELQELYRDVEKKVGPDQASIFNAQSLMLEDPMLREETEKKIKEDNYSADYAFRQSISEMIDLFEASENMYIKERVSDLKDIMRRVLGALSGMKSLKSQIFKDVILVAEEIMPSLTVSLDKKYIKGIITTSGSKTSHAAILARHLGIPAISGIDVSKLPENTLAIVDGKKGFVILNPNDDEITLFMEKQKQILKEQQIYLQLKNQNGKTSDGKEVGILANISELQDVENAKEVGAMGVGLLRTENQYMESQDFPTEEELTNFYKEVSKSFFNQSVTLRTLDIGGDKDLPYLSHRNELNPFMGNRAIRYSLSFPSLFRTQLRAVLKANLSGNIQLMLPMVTVKEEIDEAKKILDLAVSSLKEEFVDVNLPKFGIMVEVPTAALHIETLIKYVDFVSIGTNDLIQYLFAVDRTNEKVTNLYQPYHPVLLQTIKRVVDVAHKAGKKVSVCGEMASSPKQSLLLVGLGVDDLSMNANAIAEIKYLISKASYSKLEAIVNKALTLETNKEVHELIEVYYKELAD from the coding sequence ATGGAAAACAAAATCTATGGTATTTCAACATCAAATGGGATAGCAATTGCACAGATTCATCATTTAAATGAAGTACCGCTGATTTCAGTAAGTAAACTTGGGAAAGGTCCTGAAATTGAAATAAATAGACTTAACGAAGCTTTAGAAAAATCAAAAAAGGAACTTCAAGAACTTTATCGTGATGTCGAGAAAAAAGTTGGACCGGATCAAGCTTCCATCTTCAATGCACAAAGTTTAATGCTAGAAGATCCGATGCTAAGAGAAGAAACAGAAAAGAAAATTAAAGAAGATAATTATAGTGCAGATTATGCATTCCGTCAGTCAATCTCTGAAATGATTGATCTATTCGAAGCATCTGAAAATATGTATATTAAAGAGAGAGTTTCTGATCTTAAAGACATCATGAGACGTGTTCTTGGTGCACTTTCTGGTATGAAGTCTTTAAAGAGTCAAATCTTTAAAGATGTTATCTTAGTTGCTGAAGAGATTATGCCAAGTTTAACTGTTTCTTTAGATAAGAAATATATTAAAGGTATTATTACAACCTCAGGTTCAAAAACAAGTCACGCTGCGATACTTGCGCGTCACTTAGGTATTCCTGCAATCTCAGGTATTGATGTATCAAAATTACCTGAAAATACACTTGCTATTGTAGATGGTAAAAAAGGATTTGTAATTTTAAATCCAAATGATGATGAAATTACGCTTTTCATGGAAAAGCAAAAACAAATTTTAAAGGAACAACAAATTTATCTACAACTTAAAAATCAAAATGGTAAAACATCAGATGGAAAAGAAGTTGGCATTCTTGCAAACATTTCTGAACTTCAAGATGTTGAAAATGCTAAAGAAGTTGGGGCCATGGGCGTTGGTTTATTAAGAACTGAAAACCAATATATGGAAAGCCAAGATTTCCCAACAGAAGAAGAACTTACAAACTTTTATAAAGAAGTATCTAAATCATTTTTCAATCAAAGTGTTACTTTACGAACACTAGATATCGGTGGTGACAAAGATTTACCATATCTTTCACATCGTAATGAATTAAATCCATTTATGGGTAATCGTGCGATTAGATACTCACTTTCATTCCCTTCACTTTTTAGAACACAATTAAGAGCGGTGTTAAAAGCGAATTTATCTGGAAACATTCAACTGATGTTACCTATGGTAACAGTTAAAGAAGAAATTGATGAGGCTAAGAAGATATTAGATCTTGCAGTTTCTTCATTAAAAGAAGAATTTGTGGATGTAAATCTTCCAAAATTTGGTATCATGGTAGAGGTGCCTACTGCTGCACTACATATTGAAACTTTAATCAAGTATGTAGATTTTGTTTCTATTGGAACAAATGATTTAATTCAATATTTATTTGCAGTTGACAGAACAAATGAAAAAGTAACGAATCTTTATCAACCGTATCATCCTGTGTTATTACAAACAATCAAACGAGTTGTGGATGTAGCACATAAAGCTGGTAAAAAAGTTTCTGTCTGTGGTGAGATGGCATCAAGTCCAAAACAATCATTACTTTTAGTAGGTTTAGGTGTCGATGATCTATCGATGAATGCAAATGCAATTGCAGAGATTAAATACTTAATTAGTAAAGCAAGTTACAGTAAATTAGAAGCGATTGTAAATAAAGCATTAACCTTAGAAACAAACAAAGAAGTACATGAACTTATTGAAGTATATTATAAAGAGCTAGCTGACTAG
- a CDS encoding helix-turn-helix transcriptional regulator produces MCLSFLCHLIKKCYNFDINVEVITMTYAEGIKELRKKLILTQTEFAELLGVSFQSINRWEKGKHEPTIKVKRKLATYFIKHGIEVN; encoded by the coding sequence ATGTGTTTAAGTTTTCTTTGTCATTTGATAAAAAAGTGTTATAATTTTGACATAAACGTTGAGGTGATAACCATGACATACGCTGAGGGGATTAAAGAATTAAGAAAAAAGCTCATTTTAACACAAACTGAGTTTGCCGAATTATTGGGAGTTTCCTTTCAATCTATCAATAGATGGGAAAAAGGTAAACATGAACCTACCATTAAAGTTAAAAGAAAACTCGCAACATACTTTATCAAGCATGGAATTGAGGTGAATTAA
- a CDS encoding helix-turn-helix domain-containing protein: MKNKHIDTNNINYRLGQNIARLRVENGYSQEAFALECNISRAYYGRCELGLHSFTVDKLNLIANLLSVTVSDLFIYSNDSYI, from the coding sequence ATGAAAAATAAACATATTGATACAAACAATATAAATTATAGACTCGGACAAAATATTGCCAGACTACGTGTGGAAAATGGATATTCTCAAGAAGCCTTTGCGCTAGAATGCAATATTTCTAGAGCTTACTATGGTAGGTGTGAATTAGGTTTACACTCTTTTACTGTTGATAAATTGAACTTGATAGCAAATCTATTAAGTGTAACTGTATCAGATTTATTTATTTATTCTAACGATTCTTACATATAG
- a CDS encoding InlB B-repeat-containing protein, protein MKKIMICCFSVLIIVLSGCSPKENLLESELFFYTLYAEEVTIMGLTEAGQSLETLIIPIEIDGYMVTSIGKEPSFMSTGGGKLSSKTVKRIYILGNIYIFRYSLSLENIDYIFSNFYLPHSTYDTGYDGKYIDIFFPSYVKPDLDFINRANVQFFYNLFEDPSEDIYLIDYYENQLIEFIPDDPKISDKTFIGWYKDKEGLIPWDFTNDIVVYNEDEPVLNLFAKWS, encoded by the coding sequence TTGAAGAAAATCATGATTTGTTGTTTTTCGGTATTAATTATTGTTCTTTCAGGTTGCAGTCCTAAAGAAAATTTATTGGAGTCCGAATTGTTTTTTTATACTCTATATGCCGAGGAAGTTACAATTATGGGGTTAACAGAGGCTGGACAATCATTAGAGACACTCATCATACCCATTGAGATAGATGGTTATATGGTAACTAGCATAGGTAAGGAACCATCATTTATGTCAACTGGAGGAGGAAAATTAAGTAGCAAAACAGTTAAGCGAATATATATACTTGGTAACATCTATATTTTTAGATATTCCTTATCTTTAGAAAACATTGACTACATATTTAGTAATTTTTATTTACCTCACTCAACTTACGATACAGGATATGATGGTAAATATATTGATATATTTTTTCCTAGCTACGTTAAACCAGATTTAGATTTTATAAATCGAGCTAATGTTCAGTTTTTTTACAATCTCTTTGAGGATCCAAGTGAGGACATATATTTAATCGATTATTATGAGAATCAACTGATTGAGTTTATCCCTGATGATCCTAAAATTAGCGATAAAACGTTTATCGGTTGGTATAAAGATAAAGAGGGTTTAATCCCTTGGGATTTTACAAATGATATAGTGGTTTATAATGAAGATGAACCCGTATTAAACCTCTTTGCCAAATGGTCATAA
- a CDS encoding extracellular solute-binding protein — protein MKKAYVLLVTIFVSLTLFACGPGEDPNTITFWHTYGDNEEAVLKDVVIPMWNELNPDIPIKPVRQDSGQFNEMLTLSFGTGAGPDVARIDIVQTAGFAELGGLVKLDDMSGFNTFKNTFLDGPLSTNYYQDGYYGVPLDTNAKAAVVNMTLLESELELTELPATWEELEPLLDAREGYSISVSGVGDWDSYPYFWLFGGELTNSTFTQASGYINSAESVAAINKIKDLRTKGILTIRDIDGTADAWAGINDQYIMFFEGPWAPFNDNIKPALIPTYQGKSATVVGGENIVILETAKNKENAYEFVKFMTSEDVQLAMLTSGQIPVLKSLVNHEDVLSDPKWSVYMEQLESAHARIPSPNHSDISEVWSDAMLAIFLEGADVKTTLDAAAAELDTLLSQE, from the coding sequence ATGAAAAAAGCATACGTTTTACTAGTGACAATATTTGTGTCATTGACACTATTTGCTTGTGGTCCAGGAGAGGATCCAAATACGATTACCTTCTGGCACACATACGGGGATAACGAAGAAGCAGTATTAAAGGATGTTGTCATTCCAATGTGGAATGAACTTAATCCTGATATTCCAATTAAACCAGTTAGACAAGACTCTGGTCAGTTCAATGAAATGCTAACATTATCATTTGGTACTGGCGCGGGTCCTGATGTTGCACGTATCGATATTGTCCAAACCGCTGGATTTGCAGAACTTGGTGGTTTAGTTAAACTTGATGATATGTCTGGATTTAACACATTCAAGAATACTTTCCTAGATGGACCATTATCAACCAATTATTATCAAGATGGTTATTATGGAGTTCCGCTGGATACAAATGCTAAAGCAGCTGTTGTCAATATGACATTACTTGAAAGCGAATTAGAATTAACTGAATTACCTGCAACTTGGGAAGAATTAGAACCATTACTTGACGCACGTGAAGGTTATTCAATTAGTGTTTCAGGAGTCGGTGACTGGGATTCATATCCATATTTCTGGTTATTTGGTGGTGAATTAACTAATAGTACATTTACCCAAGCTTCTGGATACATCAACTCTGCAGAATCAGTTGCTGCAATCAATAAAATTAAAGACTTAAGAACTAAAGGTATTCTCACGATTCGTGATATCGATGGAACTGCTGATGCATGGGCAGGTATTAATGATCAATATATTATGTTCTTTGAAGGTCCATGGGCTCCATTTAATGACAACATTAAGCCAGCTTTAATTCCAACCTATCAAGGTAAATCAGCAACGGTTGTTGGTGGTGAAAATATCGTTATCTTAGAAACTGCTAAGAATAAAGAAAATGCTTATGAATTCGTTAAATTCATGACATCAGAAGACGTTCAACTTGCAATGTTAACATCTGGTCAAATTCCTGTTCTTAAATCACTTGTTAATCATGAAGATGTCTTATCTGATCCTAAATGGTCAGTATATATGGAACAACTAGAATCTGCTCATGCAAGAATTCCTTCACCTAATCATTCAGATATTTCTGAAGTATGGAGTGATGCAATGTTAGCAATCTTCCTAGAGGGTGCCGATGTTAAGACAACCCTTGATGCTGCTGCAGCAGAACTGGATACTTTACTCTCACAAGAATAA
- a CDS encoding carbohydrate ABC transporter permease, whose protein sequence is MNKIKNKKLKNLLLALPFVLPGLLLVSIFVLYPMFFTIYISLSEYKIVSREINFIGFANYIAIFSSGSEFWYAVRNNFLYAIVTIPVIIFGGLFFAYLLDNLKHGKTFFKVGFYLPVITSWVIVALVFRYMFGNANTGFFNYLLVDVLHLTDEYIPWLFREWSGNAAIWLMGIWKNLGWALIIFLAALQTISKELYEAASVDGASFWQKFKFIVMASIKPTIFFVMVNMVIGSFNVFLQVLMLTGGNPNDTTTVLQFLLYSLAFSDREFGQASALGLVIAVLVLIVTIILNKYFKLNKDNEGNDAV, encoded by the coding sequence ATGAATAAAATAAAAAATAAAAAACTTAAAAACCTTTTGTTGGCATTACCATTTGTCTTACCAGGTTTGTTACTGGTCAGTATTTTTGTCCTCTATCCAATGTTTTTTACGATCTATATCTCACTATCTGAATATAAAATCGTTTCACGAGAAATCAATTTTATTGGTTTTGCTAATTATATTGCTATTTTCTCGAGTGGTTCAGAATTTTGGTATGCAGTCAGAAATAACTTCTTATATGCAATTGTAACAATTCCTGTCATCATCTTTGGTGGATTATTCTTTGCATATCTGCTTGATAATCTAAAACACGGGAAGACATTCTTTAAAGTTGGATTCTATTTGCCAGTTATTACCTCATGGGTGATAGTAGCGCTAGTATTTAGATATATGTTTGGAAATGCTAATACCGGATTCTTCAACTATTTACTTGTTGATGTCCTGCACTTAACTGATGAATATATTCCATGGCTATTTAGAGAATGGAGTGGAAATGCTGCCATTTGGCTCATGGGGATTTGGAAAAATCTTGGTTGGGCATTAATTATCTTTCTAGCTGCACTTCAAACAATTTCTAAAGAACTCTATGAAGCTGCTTCAGTTGATGGTGCAAGCTTCTGGCAGAAATTTAAGTTCATCGTGATGGCATCGATTAAACCAACCATCTTTTTCGTCATGGTAAATATGGTGATTGGTTCGTTTAATGTGTTCCTACAAGTATTAATGTTAACAGGTGGAAATCCAAATGATACAACCACAGTCCTACAATTCTTACTTTATTCACTAGCTTTTTCTGATCGTGAATTTGGACAAGCATCAGCACTTGGTTTAGTCATTGCTGTCCTTGTTTTAATCGTCACGATTATATTAAACAAATATTTCAAACTGAATAAAGACAATGAAGGAAATGATGCCGTATGA
- a CDS encoding carbohydrate ABC transporter permease: MKKKRLSYETTRRLTQILLWAILIISLFIFSVPFLIMISASMEEFSYVLPYPPKVFPTRFNFSAYQYVLSMPAFGTALMNSIINTTITVFISLLVSTLSAYGFARIKFPGRDWIFRLYIFTLMVPGFLNIIPQFIVLRGIDFIPGLPNGLIGTTFGLILIYTSTSIAGHTFFLRNYFRTIPETLSESVYIDGGGHFTVFSRIYLPLSLPAIATMSIFSFQGYWEEYFTAKVLIGANENLITLPLLLQRLNGEHSTRWDLVFAASLLVLIPIIIIYTIFQKKLIAGNLTQGSVKE, encoded by the coding sequence ATGAAGAAAAAAAGACTCAGTTATGAAACGACTCGTCGTTTGACACAAATCCTTTTATGGGCTATCTTAATTATTTCTTTATTCATCTTTTCAGTACCGTTTCTAATCATGATTTCTGCATCAATGGAAGAGTTTAGTTATGTTCTCCCTTATCCACCTAAAGTCTTCCCAACTCGCTTTAATTTCTCTGCTTATCAATACGTTTTGAGCATGCCAGCCTTTGGAACTGCACTCATGAACAGTATCATCAATACAACCATTACTGTTTTTATATCTTTACTAGTATCAACACTATCAGCTTATGGATTTGCTCGTATCAAATTCCCTGGTCGTGATTGGATCTTTAGATTATACATTTTCACACTAATGGTTCCAGGATTCTTAAATATCATTCCACAGTTCATTGTTTTAAGAGGAATTGATTTTATTCCAGGCTTACCTAATGGATTAATTGGAACAACATTTGGCTTAATTCTTATCTATACATCAACTTCGATTGCAGGACATACGTTCTTCTTAAGAAATTACTTTAGAACCATTCCAGAAACATTGTCCGAATCGGTTTATATAGATGGTGGTGGTCATTTCACGGTATTCTCAAGAATATATCTCCCATTATCACTACCAGCAATCGCAACCATGAGTATTTTCTCGTTCCAAGGCTATTGGGAGGAGTACTTTACCGCTAAAGTTTTAATTGGTGCTAATGAAAATCTCATCACCCTACCGTTATTGCTACAAAGACTTAATGGTGAACATTCAACTCGTTGGGATTTAGTTTTTGCAGCATCACTTCTTGTATTAATTCCAATTATTATCATTTACACGATTTTCCAAAAGAAACTCATTGCAGGAAATTTAACACAAGGTTCCGTCAAAGAATAG